The genome window CTGTTGAACCTGTGAGCTTCTCAGGATGGCTCAGGGTTTACACAGGACCGGTGGTGAACACTGTGGGCAAGCTCCACGTACCGAAAAGGAGGTATGAGCTGTGAACGTCAAGAAGAAAACCAGCATTGCGGCTATCGCACTGGTTGCCCTCGCATCACTCGGCGTGGGCAGCGCAGCGATCGCGCAGACTGGTCAAGCGCCGGCCCAGACGTCGGCTCCAACCCAGGCTCCAGCGACGGTGCAGCAACCTGCCCAGCCAGGGCAGGTCGAGGCTACGACGCCGGATGCCGATCAAGTCCAATTGGAATCGCAGTCCGAGGCCGACGACGCTACCGAGGTGCCCGGCAAGGAAGACGGGACCGACCAGGGCAAGAATGAGCGATCGCCCTCCTACTCGTCCAGCCTGACGGCTCCGCAGGACAGCGATAGCGGCGATGAAGCGGCAGAAGCGAAGGCTCTTGCCGGCACACCGGGTCTGATCGGTGAACAGGCCGCCAGAGATGCCGCTCTTGGGGCATTCGACGGCACCGTTCAGAAGGTCGAACTCGACAATGAGAACGGCGCGGTTGTCTACTCGGTCGAGATCACCAACTCGTCCGGTGCCGGCGCCGATGTGAAGGTCGACGCCGGCAACGGCACCGTCCTCCACCAGGAAGCCGGCGGCGCGGACGAGGGCGGGGAGGAAGCAGGCGAGCACTAGGAAACCTTCCCTCTCCGATTCCTCCTGAGCTATGTGTGGGGCCTCCGGGTCCCACACATAGCGTCGTTCTCGTGACGCTCGACATCGACTATCCGCACGAACTGTTACGAGAACGAGATGCAGTACTCTTGCGCCTCGTCTATCGGCACGGACGGCACTACGCCGTCGATCGAGGAACCCGGCATGACCCAACCACAAGGCGCTCGCCTGATCGAAGGCCCCGTAGGGCGGACCCTCCTGCGGCTGACGATTCCGATGGCATTTGCCATCTTCACGATGATCGCCTTCAACCTGGCGGACACAGCCTTCCTTGGGCGCGTCGGCACCGACGAACTCGCGGCGATCAGCTTCACCTTCCCGGTCGTGATGATCATCGGCAGCATCGCTCAGGGAATCGGCGTCGGTATGTCTGCGGTGATTTCTCGCTCGATCGGCAAGGGTGACCAACAACAGGTGCAGCGCCTCACGACCGACGGCCTGGCCCTGGCGGTGATCATCGTGGCAGTGTTTAGCATCGTCGGCCTGGCGACCATCGATCCCGTCTTCCGAATGCTGGGAGCGACCGACCAAACCCTCCCGCTCATCCGCCAGTACATGACCATCTGGTACATCGGAGTGAGCTTCGTGATCGTCCCGATGACCGGTAACGCAGCGATCCGAGCCACCGGCGACATGAAGACACCGGCGGCAATCATGATGGTTGCAGCCCTTGTGAACGTCGTCCTCGATCCACTGATGATCTTCGGCATCGGCCCGTTCCCCGCCATGGGTATCCAGGGAGCGGCCCTGGCGACGATGATCGCCCGAGCTATGAGCCTCACCGCTTCGCTGTGGGTGCTCATTCACCGGGAACAGATGGTGGCCTTCACCCGAACCCGACTGATCGACACACTCGACTCTTGGCGCAAGATCCTGTTCGTCGGGCTTCCCGCCGCCGGGACCCAACTCGTCGTCCCACTGTCCACAGCGGTCATCACCGGCCTGGTGGCAACCTACGGCGCCCTGTCGGTTGCAGGCTTCGGCGTCGCATCCCGCGTCGAGGCGTTCGGCCTCGGAATCGTCATGGCCCTCTCCGCGACGGTGACACCGTTCGTCGGCCAGAACTGGGGAGCCGGCAAACCTGAACGGGTCGCCGAGGCGGTGCGCGTGGCGCGGCGCTTCGCACTCGTCTGGGGCCTGATGCTCTTTGCGGTGTTCGGACTCTTCGGAACCACCATTGCACATGTGTTCACGGACGACACGAGCGTCATTCTGGTGGTGCGCGACTATCTGCGCATCGTCCCCGTGGGCTACGGGCTCGTAGGAATCCTCATGGTCAGCAGCTCGGCGCTCAACGCACTCAATAAGCCTCTGCACTCAACGGCACTCAGCACCATCCGACTCTTCGTGCTCTATCTGCCTCTGGCGTTTCTGGGCTCACGGCTCATCGGGCTGAACGGAGTGTTCGCTGCCGCGGCAGTCGCGAGTGTGCTCACGGGCATCGCCGCCTGGTGCGTGATAAGCCGGCGGATCGCCGAAATCGGGAGCGTTCCCACCGGCGCTCTCGGTGCCCTCGGTGCCGAGGTTGCAGCCGACTGACCGACCCCCTTCTCTTGCGCCGCGGCACATTCGTGACGTGATCAGAGTCCTCCGACGCGCCGGCATCGACTCCAACATCGCCAAGACCACCGGATCAGCCGCCCCTGGTCAAGACGGACGTGCCCGTCGTGCGTCTCTGTCGCGATGACCCTCGCGGGGCCCGGCGAAGGTTCACGTACGGGCCGGCTCCGGCTCCGCCGACGCGGGCTCGGTCTCTCGTTCCGGTTCTGCGGGGACACGATCTGGCTCACGCATCGGCTCCGGTTCTTGGGGCTGCATAGGCGCCTGCATCGGTTCGACGATGATCACTCGTTTTTCCTCGCCAATATCCATTCGTTCCTCCGTGCTCCTTCCAACAGGTACTGCTCGATCTGATCGTGCACCTCTCTCCAGGTGCTCTCGCCGACCGCTCCCTCGACTGGCGGATCGTCGAAGATGGCAGCGATGGCATCCTGATCATCGGCAAAGACGACGTTTACTGGTCCTGCTACGGCCAGCGTCACGACGCGCGCATGCGCCGCCCGGTAGCCGCGCTCGTGCTCCACGACCTTGCCGGTCAGGGCAACGAGACCAGCAGCGAAGCCACACCGCTCCCCGGCAACGAATTCCTGGAGGAGTCCGCGCACATCTTTCACCGCGTACACACCGCACCCGAGCCTGCCGCATCGCCGGTCGGTGTGAGGAATCTCATCGTCATCGAAGGTGTGAGAACACACCGCATCCAACACGGGGCCATTCCAGCGAACTCTCACACCGTACAGACCGCCATTCTTCAGCTTCCAGATACGGTATCCGAGCACCGGCGCCGGTGACCAGGCTTCAGCATGCTCCCGCTCGATGCGACGGATGGTGTCACCGAGGAGCATCTCGAGACCTTTCCCAAACCCGACGATCTCGGCATCCAGCCATCTGATCTGTTCTTCGATCTGCACGATCTGGCACCGCAAGGCTTCGACCCGCTTCGTACGGCGCTGGACATCCCTTTCCAGACGGTACAACTGCCCCGGCTCCTCGAATCTGCCATAGCGGCGACGAAGCTCACCGAGGCGTCGTCGCAAACGCATCACCTCGTCACTGGTCTTGGGGGAAGCTGTCGGCCCTGGCTGCATGCCACCTCCGATCAGGGGGTGCAACGGTACCGGAATCGAACATGTGTTCGCAACCGTATCCGAGGCTTGGTTTTCGCGAGTTCAACGAAACGCGCGCCCACTTGAGTTGATCCGTGGCTACGCAGCCTCGGCCCGGTCCCTCGCCATCAACGCAATCCGATTCGGGCCGGCACGCGACATCCCCCCACGGTGACACAACCGCAGCGATTCCATGCCAGCAGAGAAGAGATCCAAACCGGCGCCTGCAAGCCAACAACCTTCTCAAGGCACCCAAACCACCGGTCCGGCCCTGCTAGCTGCTTTCGATGATCATGACGCATACGCCTGTTTCGTCAGCGGACGTCATTGTGCAGCCGTCGCTCACAGTGATCGATGTGTTCCCGTCATTCGAGAACCACATGGTCGAGCGGACCTTCAGATCGCCGTCCTCGGTGGAGAAGCTGTTCTTCTCGTAATCGCGCGACCCCGTCCAGTCGTCGTAGAACTCCACAATGGCGTCGTAGTCACCCTTCGGGTAGGCGATGCTCACGGTCACTGCGTCCGGCGCCGAGACCGAACCGGTGACCTCACCGCCGTCGGGAACCGGAACCGTCAGACTCTCCGGAATCTCCCCACCTCCGATGATCATGGTCCCCTCTTCGGACTCGACTTTGATCACGGCGTTGTCGCCTGAGCCGGACTGCTGTATGTCCACGCTGCCGCCGCCTGCTTGCTCAATCGCCTTCTCGGCGACCTTCTCACTCACCTTCTCTGCCGCAGCCCCGCAGCCAGTCGCCGCAACGGTGAGCACGAGTACGGCCGCCGTCGCCAAAAGTCTCTTCATCGCAGTTCCTTTCGCAGTCTCTCCCATGGAAAAGGCTATCCCAAGAACCCGAATCTGGGAAGCTCCGTTTCAGGCCTTCGCCGGCTGTACGAGGGTCCGACAGCCGGCGGCACGTTCGGCAAGACCCGCCCTTTGACTGGATCCCCGTCTTCGATACGCCATGCCACCGAGTGACCCGGCCGATGCCGGCCGGCCGAATCCACTCCCCCACGATGCAACCTCTCTCCTGAACCCGGCGCTCGTGGATGAGTTTCTTGTTGTCCCGAGCCTTGGGTTCTGGGACGGGGCGGGATACTCACAAACGTCGGGGTCCTCGCGTTCTCACCCACCTTCGCGTACATTGCAGCGGTGATGGCACGACAACGACGCGGGACAAGCACTTCGAACTTCGGAGTGAGCCGAAGAGAGGCGCATGATGCGAGCAGTTTCTACGCTCGCTTCCAACCGCCGGAGATCAGCGACGACGACCACATCACCGTCGCTCGGGAACTCGGCGACGGCTGCTTCGTCGGTGATGCCCGCTCGATGGACGCGCTTCCCGACAACTGCGTGGCACTCGTCGTCACGTCGCCCCCCTACTTCGCGGGCAAAGAATACGAGGAGGCGCTCGGAATCGACGGTGTGCCGGGATCATACGTCGAATACCTGGACCTCCTCCGGGATGTCTTCACGGAGTGCAAGCGCGTCCTCGAACCCGGCGGCCGTATCGCCGTCAACGTAGCCAACCTCGGCCGAAAACCGTATCGCAGTCTTTCGTCGGATGTCATCGACATCCTCCAGGACGACCTCGGCCTGCTCCTACGCGGAGAAATCGTCTGGCGCAAGGGCAGGGGGATGTCCGGATCCTGCGCCTGGGGTTCGTTCGCGAGCGCCACGAACCCCGTCCTGCGCGATACGACCGAACGCATCATCATCGCGTCGAAAGGGCGGTTCAACCGGGCTCGAAGCCGTGCCCGGCGAGCTCGCGAAGGACTCCCCCACGAGGACTCGCTCAGCACTGACGAATTCCTCGAGGCGACCCTGGACGTGTGGGAGATCCACCCGGAGAGTGCCCTTCGTGTCGGGCATCCGGCGCCGTTTCCGATCGCACTCCCTGAACGGCTCATCAATCTCTACACGTTCGAAGGCGACCTCGTCCTCGATCCGTTCATGGGATCGGGGACGACGCTTGTCGCTGCTGCTCGATCTCGACGGTGCAGCGTCGGCTATGACCTCGACCCGGCATACGTCGAGATCGCCAGAACCCGCCTTGCCGAACGCTCGGACGAGCCGTCCGAGTATCGACTGGCCGGCAAGAAGCTGCTCGATGTGGCGGCGAACGTGGTTACAGACGCCGGCTTCTCGATCGTGGGAAGGAACCGGCCTGTCAACGGTGTCGTCGTCAGCCTCACCGCCCGCGGATTGAACGGCGCCTCATGGCTGATCGACGTTTCCGGAGGCTTCACCATCACTCAGAACGGCCTTTCGACGGCCGACGCCGTACTGCGCAGCCTCGGGAAGGCTGCGGTTCTCCGGCAAGAGAACGCGAACGTACTTCTGCTCACCTCGCACCTTCCCAGACGCGCAACGGAGGCGGACCGGATCCTTCGGGCGGCAGGAAACACCCTGTTCGTCGACGTCCTCGAGATCCTGGACGACGCAACACCCGCGACACTGCGCTCGTACGCCACCGACCACCCGTTCTCGTAACGCTTGGCAGGGTTGGTTTCTGCGGGACGTCACGAGAACGGATGGCTCGATGCGAGATTTTCTGCGAAATACGGTTGAATCGGGTCACACATGAAGTACCGAGCACTTCTCGCCGCCGCAATCCTCACCCTGGTCGCGTGCACGGCACCGGCTGTTCCCCCGAGCAGCACCGCATCTGGAGTGACCCCACAGCCGACCGCGACGATGAACTCGCCAACGACGGTCACCCCTGCCGGCACCACCACTTGTGACGATCCGCCGAAGGACTTCCGGCCGCTCTGCACTGCCTATCACATCATCACGACCAGCTACGTCGATCCTGTCGACGACTCTCGTCTGGCAGAAGGAGCTGCTCGCGGCATAACCGAACATGAAAGCGAGCCGGGGGCGACCGCACCGGACTCGCTGACCTGTGCACTTCCTTCGCCGGCCTTCGCTCAGGTATGCGACGCGTTCGTCGAAGAAGAGCGCACAGACCCTGCGCCCACCCCGGAACTCGTAGCGGCCGCAATCAGCGGAATGCTCCAGTACGGACTCGACGATCCCTACAGCGTCTACTTCTCCCCGGAAGCGCTCGCCCGGTTCCAGGAGGAGACGTCAGGACAGATCGAGGGCATCGGCGCTCTCGTGCGCCCGGAGGACACCAGCACTCCCGAGAATGGTCCCTGCTCCACCATCTCGGATACGTGCCGACTCGTCATCGTCACTCCGCTCGAGGGCGGACCGGCTGAGGGCGCAGGCCTGCAATCCGGAGACATCATGACCACGGTCAATGGTGAATCCATCGACGGATGGCTCGTCGATGAGGTGATCGCGGAGGTTCGCGGCCCCGCCGGAACCGATGTCACCATTGGCATTCTGCGGGACGGGACTCAGCTGGAGTTCACGATTACGCGCGCCGCCATCGACATCCCGATCGTCGCTTCCCGGATGATCGACGACTCAATCGGCTACCTCAAGCTCACGATCTTCGCAGCGAACGCGCCTCAACAGGTCGACACCGCCCTCCGCAAACTCCTCGATGCGGGCGCGACCACCATCATCCTCGATCTCCAGCACAATCCAGGTGGATCTCTGAATTCGGCAATCTTCGTTGCGAGTGAGTTCCTCTCCGATGGGTTGGTTCTCCGGACGGAAGCACCGGGGGATACCGAGGAGTATCAGGTCACCCCCGGCGGCGCGGCCACGGATCCGAACATCGCCCTGTACGTCCTGGTCGACCGTGCCAGCGCCTCGGCATCCGAAGTCGTCACCGGTGCGTTCATGGATGCAGGCCGGGCCACCGTGATCGGTGAGCACACCTTCGGCAAGAACACCGTGCAGCAACAGTTCAACCTCGGCAACGGTGGAGCGCTGAAACTGACCGTGGCTCGCTGGGTAACACCCAAAGGACACGACTACGGCAAAGTCGGACTCACTCCGGACATCGAGATCGAGATTCCCGACGGGGCCGAACCGGACTTCCTGCTCAACAAGGCGGTCGAGATCATCCGCGGGTAATCCCCTCTGGTTTCTCGTCAATGGAAGCGTCGAATAGCGACGCCAGCATTGACGAGAAACCTCAAGTGGGGAGACCTGACGGGCAGGCCACTCCCGTCCCACCCATCCCGCAATACCCACTCGGGTTCTTGGCCAGGTACTGCTGGTGATACTCCTCGGCGTAGAAGAACTCACCTGCGGGGCGTATCTCAGTCGTAATCGTCGCGAACCCGACGGCCGAGAGCTCCTGCTGGTAACGCTCGAGCGACTGCTCGGCTGCGGTCTGCCGATCGTCCCCGAACGTGTACACCGCCGATCGATACTGCGTGCCGATGTCGTTGCCCTGGCGCATCCCCTGGGTGGGATCGTGCCCTTCCCAGAAGACACGCAACAGTTCGTCATAGGACACGTTGCTCGGATCGAACACGACCTGGACAACCTCCGCGTGACCCGTCGCACCGCTGCACACCTCTTCATAGTTGGCGTTCGGCGTGAACCCGCCCGCATATCCGACCGACGTGCCGTAGACACCGGGGAGCAGCCAGAACATCCGCTCGGCTCCCCAAAAGCAGCCCATGGCGAAGAGCGCTCGTTCCGTCCCCTCGGGGAACGGCGGCACCTGCCGCGAGCCAAGCACGTAGTGGCGCTCGGGTACCTGCATCGGAGTGGCTCGGCCGGGGAGAGCGTCTTCTCGGAGCGGCATCGTCGACGGTCGATGGATCATGCCGCGAGGCTACGCCGAATACACCCCTATATATTGTCCGACTCGGCGCGTAGGTTGTGGACATGGCACCAAAACGCTCATTTACTCCAGCCCTATTCAGTTTCCTGCGGGACCTCGAAGCCAACAACGATCGCGCTTGGTTCAACGCCAACAAGCAGCGCTACGAGCGTGCGGTGCGACAGCCCGGCCTCCAGTTCGTCGACGACTTCGCCCCGCACCTCGCCAAGATCAGCCCACACTTCGTCGCTGATGCGCGTGCCAGCGGCGGTTCGATGTTCCGGATCTATCGGGACGTCCGATTCACGAGGGACAAGAGTCCGTACAAGATCAACACCGGTTTCCAGTTCCGTCACGAAGCAGGCAGAGACGTTCACGCCCCCGGCTTCTACCTCCACCTCGAGCCCGGAGCCGTATTCGCCGGAGTGGGGCTTTGGCGCCCGGACGCAATGTCGGCACGATCGATTCGCGAGGCGATCGCCGAAGATCCGACTCGCTGGAAACGAGTGACCCGCTCCAAACGGTTCCTTGACGTCTACACGCTCGAAGGCGACTCTCTCAAGCGCCCACCTCGCGGATTCGACCCCGAGCACCCCGTGATCGACGACCTGAAGCGCAAGGATTACATCGCGTCGACCCAGCTCACCCAGAAGGCCGTCACATCCGAAGGCTTCATCGACGCCTATGCGAAGCTCTGCCGCACTGCCGCGCCATTCATGGAGTTCCTCTGCGACGCGGTCGGCGTGCCGTTCTAGAACCCCCGAACGCTGGGTTCGCGGGTTCGGTCGGTGTATCTCCGAGCCCTGCGTTCGCCGATGGGCGGCCGTCGCCACCGCCTCCGAGAAGGTCCCACGATCCCGTGTATACCCCCTCGGCGTACCCATCCAGGACTCATCTCCGGGCCAACAGAACACAAGGAATCGGCGACACGCAGACCTTATACCCGCTATCTTTCCCGACAGTCACCCGCGCGGAGGGAGTTCCCATGAGCGATATGCCCGACATTCCTGTCGAGGCCGAAGAAATCGAAGTCGCCGAACCGATTGGTCGGCGAGACTTTCTCAAGAAAGCCTCAATGGCCGCGGGAGCCGCAGCGGTGGGTGGTCTTGCCCTCGCGGCCTGCTCCAAAGACGACACTTCGACCGCCGAAACCACCATTGCCGCTCCGAACATCGTCAAGGACGTGATCGAGTGGACCATGGTGACCACCTGGCCACCGACGCTTCCAATCCTCGCCGATGGTGTGGTGAACTGGGCCAATGACGTCGAGAAGATGTCCGATGGACGGATCAAGATCACCGTGTACGGCGCCGGAGAGTTGGTGCCGGCCCTCGAGTGGTTCGACAACGTCTCGGCCGGCACGGCCCAGGTAGGCAACGGCGCCGCGTACTACAACGCAGGCAAGGCGCCGGCGTCCCAGTTCTTCGCCGCAGTGCCGTTCGGCATGAACTACCAGCAGCTCATGGCCTGGTTCTTCGGTGGCGACGGCCTGAAGCTCTGGCAGGACACATACGACGAATTCAACGTCGTCCCATTCCCTGCGGGCAACACGGGCGTCCAGATGGGCGGCTGGTTCAACAAGGAAATCAACTCCGTCGACGACTTCAAAGGCCTCAAGATGAGGATCCCCGGTCTTGGCGGAAAGGTGATCGACGCGCTCGGAGCGTCGGCAACCCTCGTTGCCGGTGGCGAGATCTACACCAACCTCGAACGTGGT of Gammaproteobacteria bacterium contains these proteins:
- a CDS encoding MATE family efflux transporter; the encoded protein is MTQPQGARLIEGPVGRTLLRLTIPMAFAIFTMIAFNLADTAFLGRVGTDELAAISFTFPVVMIIGSIAQGIGVGMSAVISRSIGKGDQQQVQRLTTDGLALAVIIVAVFSIVGLATIDPVFRMLGATDQTLPLIRQYMTIWYIGVSFVIVPMTGNAAIRATGDMKTPAAIMMVAALVNVVLDPLMIFGIGPFPAMGIQGAALATMIARAMSLTASLWVLIHREQMVAFTRTRLIDTLDSWRKILFVGLPAAGTQLVVPLSTAVITGLVATYGALSVAGFGVASRVEAFGLGIVMALSATVTPFVGQNWGAGKPERVAEAVRVARRFALVWGLMLFAVFGLFGTTIAHVFTDDTSVILVVRDYLRIVPVGYGLVGILMVSSSALNALNKPLHSTALSTIRLFVLYLPLAFLGSRLIGLNGVFAAAAVASVLTGIAAWCVISRRIAEIGSVPTGALGALGAEVAAD
- a CDS encoding PDZ domain-containing protein; amino-acid sequence: MKYRALLAAAILTLVACTAPAVPPSSTASGVTPQPTATMNSPTTVTPAGTTTCDDPPKDFRPLCTAYHIITTSYVDPVDDSRLAEGAARGITEHESEPGATAPDSLTCALPSPAFAQVCDAFVEEERTDPAPTPELVAAAISGMLQYGLDDPYSVYFSPEALARFQEETSGQIEGIGALVRPEDTSTPENGPCSTISDTCRLVIVTPLEGGPAEGAGLQSGDIMTTVNGESIDGWLVDEVIAEVRGPAGTDVTIGILRDGTQLEFTITRAAIDIPIVASRMIDDSIGYLKLTIFAANAPQQVDTALRKLLDAGATTIILDLQHNPGGSLNSAIFVASEFLSDGLVLRTEAPGDTEEYQVTPGGAATDPNIALYVLVDRASASASEVVTGAFMDAGRATVIGEHTFGKNTVQQQFNLGNGGALKLTVARWVTPKGHDYGKVGLTPDIEIEIPDGAEPDFLLNKAVEIIRG
- the msrA gene encoding peptide-methionine (S)-S-oxide reductase MsrA encodes the protein MIHRPSTMPLREDALPGRATPMQVPERHYVLGSRQVPPFPEGTERALFAMGCFWGAERMFWLLPGVYGTSVGYAGGFTPNANYEEVCSGATGHAEVVQVVFDPSNVSYDELLRVFWEGHDPTQGMRQGNDIGTQYRSAVYTFGDDRQTAAEQSLERYQQELSAVGFATITTEIRPAGEFFYAEEYHQQYLAKNPSGYCGMGGTGVACPSGLPT
- a CDS encoding TIGR02453 family protein encodes the protein MAPKRSFTPALFSFLRDLEANNDRAWFNANKQRYERAVRQPGLQFVDDFAPHLAKISPHFVADARASGGSMFRIYRDVRFTRDKSPYKINTGFQFRHEAGRDVHAPGFYLHLEPGAVFAGVGLWRPDAMSARSIREAIAEDPTRWKRVTRSKRFLDVYTLEGDSLKRPPRGFDPEHPVIDDLKRKDYIASTQLTQKAVTSEGFIDAYAKLCRTAAPFMEFLCDAVGVPF
- a CDS encoding twin-arginine translocation signal domain-containing protein, whose product is MPDIPVEAEEIEVAEPIGRRDFLKKASMAAGAAAVGGLALAACSKDDTSTAETTIAAPNIVKDVIEWTMVTTWPPTLPILADGVVNWANDVEKMSDGRIKITVYGAGELVPALEWFDNVSAGTAQVGNGAAYYNAGKAPASQFFAAVPFGMNYQQLMAWFFGGDGLKLWQDTYDEFNVVPFPAGNTGVQMGGWFNKEINSVDDFKGLKMRIPGLGGKVIDALGASATLVAGGEIYTNLERGVIDATEWVGPYHDELMGFYKVAKYYYFPGWHEPGTALELTINKSEWSKLPEDLKQICAIAAYNQNIWEIAQFDSQNGAALKRLTTENGVQLRPFPESVMATLRKTATEVIDGIAAGDPQSAKVWDNYQKFHEQVGGWSTVSEKAYYDLISPAYQL